In a single window of the Acyrthosiphon pisum isolate AL4f chromosome X, pea_aphid_22Mar2018_4r6ur, whole genome shotgun sequence genome:
- the LOC100169251 gene encoding uncharacterized protein LOC100169251 isoform X1, whose amino-acid sequence MVCIDEVVAYFKTLKSYERLWMMCRLQSHCLPIELRYLGTCLDNLSKRDIHILKKLELEANDPASVSEVACKCICDKTVRAAVIKYLSVLNTNSTKCSELIYKALTDDKGLERIFKCPKAFFNDKNAFEELMVLYTLAVNHPAFIFEQKTQLDSIFNCIKKEKERQLSKKKGGDLDKESSDILENINTMIPPPNYMYQQTQGGPNYPLNRNGYLYPRHYYPFPPVNVPPMQVCYDYPPPTAVSGIRGPHQANFSKSPSPVSWPPRTFQINPRNQPPNINSKQRHPTPPRYRNPSDPSYPFSQSWNNWNMYQMSPHNMYANYNYTPGMVPSFYPENAMGRNYPGHGTKSKHSTVNRYQDQSKSPMPPPVPVSTSPIKVDTVVKSTKPLLTNATTNSTNENESILETHHQMPSSSKSSEDCSQSSSYKSINSSSSDKMSGASPQHAVEDNSNNASPKLVQSENQCQNASTKEFNSKHTLENKIQPDNSEQIISTLQPTYSPPINSQQMLCTTDTNQQTTATLELPKSESTKNIDLSTLSTVLDDGKNKEEKSTVLSNDLIEEKSKPNSDHRPQNTKIPVQLETNSTKVYEAKEQTVGATAKPMNNTLTTTSSYNAQASKYYKGRPIQSQPRTSREGNINNSYNRKPMAGALAASSFNEPARENVHKTHPKVPNSGQQYYTMAYDNGASARGYNAQAYYVHQPQTSQPMSGFSPMPRQYIPQQHVVQSPEYQQVYQQPTEFVYYPSSSQTFYTTTPVLMQPQVLAYHPPKVSCYNCGGQNHTGAECTELTMEEITSKGLYEHHYGPSMPDGRPRN is encoded by the exons ATGGTTTGTATAGACGAAGTAGTTGCTTACTTCAAAACACTTAAAAGCTACGAACGGCTTTGGATGATGTGTAGACTCCAAAGCCACTGTCTTCCAATTGAATTGAGGTACCTCGGCACTTGTTTAGATAACTTGTCTAAAAGAGATATTCACATATTGAAGAAATTGGAACTCGAAGCCAACGATCCAGCCAGCGTTAGTGAAGTAGCTTGCAAGTGTATTTGCGATAAAACCGTTAGGGCAGCGGTTATCAAGTATTTATCTGTATTAAACACTAATAGTACAAAGTGTTCCGAACTAATTTATAAAGCGCTAACAGACGACAAAGGTTTAGAACGCATATTTAAGTGTCCAAAAGCGTTCTTTAACGATAAAAACGCATTTGAGGAGCTTATGGTATTGTACACATTAGCTGTAAATCATCCAGCAtttatatttgaacaaaaaactCAACTAGATAGCATATTCAACTGTATTAAGAAAGAAAAAGAGAGACAACTGTCCAAAAAGAAAGGCGGTGATCTAGACAAAGAATCTTCTGATATTTTAGag aaTATCAACACCATGATTCCACCACCCAACTATATGTATCAGCAAACTCAAGGCGGGCCAAATTATCCTCTGAATAGAAATGGCTATTTATATCCACgtcatt ATTATCCATTTCCTCCTGTAAATGTTCCACCAATGCAAGTTTGTTATGACTATCCACCGCCAACAGCAGTTTCAGGAATTAGAGGACCCCATCAAgctaatttttcaaaatctcCAAGTCCAGTTTCATGGCCTCCGCGCACATTCCAAATAAATCCACGCAATCAACCACCAAACATAAATTCAAAGCAAAGGCATCCTACTCCACCAAGATATCGTAATCCTTCAGATCCTAGTTATCCATTTTCACAATCGTGGAACAACTGGAACATGTATCAAATGTCACCGCATAATATGTAtgccaattataattatactccAGGCatg GTTCCTTCTTTCTATCCTGAAAATGCTATGGGTCGTAACTACCCAGGACATGGGACAAAAAGTAAACATTCAACTGTTAATCGATATCAAGATCAATCTAAAAGCCCAATGCCGCCACCAGTGCCtgtg tCTACTTCTCCGATTAAGGTTGACACTGTAGTCAAGAGTACCAAGCCTCTTTTAACAAATGCTACAACAAACTCTACAAATGAAAACGAATCTATTCTTGAAACACATCACCAGATGCCTTCATCATCAAAATCTTCAGAAGATTGCAGTCAAAGTAGCTCTTATAAATCTATTAACTCGTCTAGTTCAGATAAAATGTCAGGAGCTTCTCCTCAACACGCAGTTGAGGATAACTCAAATAATGCAAGTCCAAAGTTAGTTCAATCCGAAAATCAATGTCAAAATGCTAGTACAAAAGAGTTTAACTCAAAGCATACTCTTGAAAACAAGATACAGCCAGACAATAGTGAGCAAATAATTTCTACACTTCAGCCAACATACTCACCGCCTATAAACTCACAACAAATGCTTTGTACTACAGATACAAACCAGCAAACAACTGCTACATTAGAGCTTCCTAAAAGCGAAtccacaaaaaatattgatctcTCAACGCTTTCAACTGTGTTGGACGACGGAAAAAATAAAGAGGAAAAGTCTACTGTCTTGTCAAATGATTTAATTGAGGAAAAGTCTAAACCTAATTCTGATCACAGACCACAAAATACAA aaattccAGTGCAACTTGAGACTAATTCAACAAAAGTATATGAAGCTAAAGAACAAACAGTTGGTGCTACTGCAAAACCAATGAACAACACTTTAACAACAACTAGTTCTTATAATGCGCAAGCCAGTAAATATTACAAGGGTCGTCCAATACAATCTCAGCCGAGGACTTCACGTGaaggaaatataaataatagttataatag aAAACCTATGGCAGGGGCACTTGCAGCGTCATCTTTTAATGAACCTGCAAgggaaaatgttcataaaactCATCCTAAAGTACCTAACAGTGGTCAACAATACTATACTATGGCATATGATAATGGAGCAAGTGCTCGAGGTTATAATGCTCAGgcatattatgttcatcaacCTCAAACTTCTCAACCGATGTCAGGTTTTTCTCCTATGCCACGACAATATATACCCCAACAACATGTTGTTCAATCTCCTGAGTATCAGCAAGTTTATCAACAACCTACTGAATTTGTTTATTATCCATCTTCTTCACAAACGTTTTATACTACAACGCCAGTCTTAATGCAACCTCAAGTGTTGGCTTATCATCCTCCGAAAGTATCATGCTATAACTGTGGAGGACAGAATCATACAGGAGCTGAATGTACTGAATTGACAATGGAAGAAATAACAAGTAAag gTCTCTACGAACATCATTATGGACCATCAATGCCAGATGGCAGACCCCGGAATTGA
- the LOC100169251 gene encoding uncharacterized protein LOC100169251 isoform X2: MVCIDEVVAYFKTLKSYERLWMMCRLQSHCLPIELRYLGTCLDNLSKRDIHILKKLELEANDPASVSEVACKCICDKTVRAAVIKYLSVLNTNSTKCSELIYKALTDDKGLERIFKCPKAFFNDKNAFEELMVLYTLAVNHPAFIFEQKTQLDSIFNCIKKEKERQLSKKKGGDLDKESSDILENINTMIPPPNYMYQQTQGGPNYPLNRNGYLYPRHYYPFPPVNVPPMQVCYDYPPPTAVSGIRGPHQANFSKSPSPVSWPPRTFQINPRNQPPNINSKQRHPTPPRYRNPSDPSYPFSQSWNNWNMYQMSPHNMYANYNYTPGMVPSFYPENAMGRNYPGHGTKSKHSTVNRYQDQSKSPMPPPVPVSTSPIKVDTVVKSTKPLLTNATTNSTNENESILETHHQMPSSSKSSEDCSQSSSYKSINSSSSDKMSGASPQHAVEDNSNNASPKLVQSENQCQNASTKEFNSKHTLENKIQPDNNTNQQTTATLELPKSESTKNIDLSTLSTVLDDGKNKEEKSTVLSNDLIEEKSKPNSDHRPQNTKIPVQLETNSTKVYEAKEQTVGATAKPMNNTLTTTSSYNAQASKYYKGRPIQSQPRTSREGNINNSYNRKPMAGALAASSFNEPARENVHKTHPKVPNSGQQYYTMAYDNGASARGYNAQAYYVHQPQTSQPMSGFSPMPRQYIPQQHVVQSPEYQQVYQQPTEFVYYPSSSQTFYTTTPVLMQPQVLAYHPPKVSCYNCGGQNHTGAECTELTMEEITSKGLYEHHYGPSMPDGRPRN; the protein is encoded by the exons ATGGTTTGTATAGACGAAGTAGTTGCTTACTTCAAAACACTTAAAAGCTACGAACGGCTTTGGATGATGTGTAGACTCCAAAGCCACTGTCTTCCAATTGAATTGAGGTACCTCGGCACTTGTTTAGATAACTTGTCTAAAAGAGATATTCACATATTGAAGAAATTGGAACTCGAAGCCAACGATCCAGCCAGCGTTAGTGAAGTAGCTTGCAAGTGTATTTGCGATAAAACCGTTAGGGCAGCGGTTATCAAGTATTTATCTGTATTAAACACTAATAGTACAAAGTGTTCCGAACTAATTTATAAAGCGCTAACAGACGACAAAGGTTTAGAACGCATATTTAAGTGTCCAAAAGCGTTCTTTAACGATAAAAACGCATTTGAGGAGCTTATGGTATTGTACACATTAGCTGTAAATCATCCAGCAtttatatttgaacaaaaaactCAACTAGATAGCATATTCAACTGTATTAAGAAAGAAAAAGAGAGACAACTGTCCAAAAAGAAAGGCGGTGATCTAGACAAAGAATCTTCTGATATTTTAGag aaTATCAACACCATGATTCCACCACCCAACTATATGTATCAGCAAACTCAAGGCGGGCCAAATTATCCTCTGAATAGAAATGGCTATTTATATCCACgtcatt ATTATCCATTTCCTCCTGTAAATGTTCCACCAATGCAAGTTTGTTATGACTATCCACCGCCAACAGCAGTTTCAGGAATTAGAGGACCCCATCAAgctaatttttcaaaatctcCAAGTCCAGTTTCATGGCCTCCGCGCACATTCCAAATAAATCCACGCAATCAACCACCAAACATAAATTCAAAGCAAAGGCATCCTACTCCACCAAGATATCGTAATCCTTCAGATCCTAGTTATCCATTTTCACAATCGTGGAACAACTGGAACATGTATCAAATGTCACCGCATAATATGTAtgccaattataattatactccAGGCatg GTTCCTTCTTTCTATCCTGAAAATGCTATGGGTCGTAACTACCCAGGACATGGGACAAAAAGTAAACATTCAACTGTTAATCGATATCAAGATCAATCTAAAAGCCCAATGCCGCCACCAGTGCCtgtg tCTACTTCTCCGATTAAGGTTGACACTGTAGTCAAGAGTACCAAGCCTCTTTTAACAAATGCTACAACAAACTCTACAAATGAAAACGAATCTATTCTTGAAACACATCACCAGATGCCTTCATCATCAAAATCTTCAGAAGATTGCAGTCAAAGTAGCTCTTATAAATCTATTAACTCGTCTAGTTCAGATAAAATGTCAGGAGCTTCTCCTCAACACGCAGTTGAGGATAACTCAAATAATGCAAGTCCAAAGTTAGTTCAATCCGAAAATCAATGTCAAAATGCTAGTACAAAAGAGTTTAACTCAAAGCATACTCTTGAAAACAAGATACAGCCAGACAATA ATACAAACCAGCAAACAACTGCTACATTAGAGCTTCCTAAAAGCGAAtccacaaaaaatattgatctcTCAACGCTTTCAACTGTGTTGGACGACGGAAAAAATAAAGAGGAAAAGTCTACTGTCTTGTCAAATGATTTAATTGAGGAAAAGTCTAAACCTAATTCTGATCACAGACCACAAAATACAA aaattccAGTGCAACTTGAGACTAATTCAACAAAAGTATATGAAGCTAAAGAACAAACAGTTGGTGCTACTGCAAAACCAATGAACAACACTTTAACAACAACTAGTTCTTATAATGCGCAAGCCAGTAAATATTACAAGGGTCGTCCAATACAATCTCAGCCGAGGACTTCACGTGaaggaaatataaataatagttataatag aAAACCTATGGCAGGGGCACTTGCAGCGTCATCTTTTAATGAACCTGCAAgggaaaatgttcataaaactCATCCTAAAGTACCTAACAGTGGTCAACAATACTATACTATGGCATATGATAATGGAGCAAGTGCTCGAGGTTATAATGCTCAGgcatattatgttcatcaacCTCAAACTTCTCAACCGATGTCAGGTTTTTCTCCTATGCCACGACAATATATACCCCAACAACATGTTGTTCAATCTCCTGAGTATCAGCAAGTTTATCAACAACCTACTGAATTTGTTTATTATCCATCTTCTTCACAAACGTTTTATACTACAACGCCAGTCTTAATGCAACCTCAAGTGTTGGCTTATCATCCTCCGAAAGTATCATGCTATAACTGTGGAGGACAGAATCATACAGGAGCTGAATGTACTGAATTGACAATGGAAGAAATAACAAGTAAag gTCTCTACGAACATCATTATGGACCATCAATGCCAGATGGCAGACCCCGGAATTGA
- the LOC100164489 gene encoding NADH dehydrogenase (ubiquinone) complex I, assembly factor 6 isoform X1, which yields MIVRNCIKELSCSFVQTISCVRKNSTAKYCLELVRKHDFENYLCTLLLHKSIRRTGFAVRAFNIEVATLQDQISDMKIGEMRFKFWESSLTEIYKNKIPKHPVLIELYTATKTQKLSIIYLKRLISSRENYMLNSSLKTIEDLETYAENSVSPVYYLFLEAMGIKDMKVDHAVSHLGKCQGIINIIRGIPYNTKSGRISIPQDILLKYKVSYENIIRNSSEQNVRDAIYELASRANSHLMKAKSLEKEGNKRIKSVCLPFVPLHLYLEKLRLADFNVFDKKLQERNNLLPMKLLWRKMVG from the exons ATGATAGTAAGAAACTGTATCAAAGAATTGTCTTGCAGCTTTGTACAAACAATAAGTTGCGTACGAAAAAACTCCACAGCAAAATATTGTTTGGAATTAGTTAG AAAacatgattttgaaaattatttatgcaccttattattacacaaaagtATTAGAAGAACCGGTTTTGCTGTTAGAGCATTTAATATTGAGGTAGCAACTCTTCAAGATCAAATAAGTGATATGAAAATTGGAGAAATGCGGTTTAAATTTTGGGAGTCATCTTTgactgaaatatataaaaataaaatcccaaAACATCCCGTACTCATTGAACTTTATACG GCAactaaaacacaaaaattaagtataatatatttgaaacgtTTAATCTCATCTCGagaaaattatatgttaaattcATCTCTGAAAACTATTGAAGATTTAGAGACTTATGCTGAAAACTCCGTTTCACCAGTGTATTATTTGTTTCTAGAAGCAATgg GGATCAAGGATATGAAAGTTGATCATGCTGTAAGTCATCTGGGTAAATGTCAAGgaattataaacattatcaGAGGTATTccttataatacaaaatctgGGCGTATATCAATACCTCAagacattttgttaaaatataaagtttccTATGAAAATATCATTAGAAATTCAAGTGAGCAGAATGTGCGTGATGCAATTTATGAATTGGCTTCAAGAGCTAATAGTCATCTAATGAAA gcCAAAAGTTTGGAGAAGGAAGGAAATAAACGTATTAAATCAGTATGCTTACCATTTGTTCCACTTCATTTATATTTGGAAAAGCTTCGATTAGCAGATTtcaatgtatttgataaaaaactaCAAGAACGAAATAACTTATTACCTATGAAACTATTATGGCGTAAAATGGTTGGCTAA
- the LOC100164489 gene encoding NADH dehydrogenase (ubiquinone) complex I, assembly factor 6 isoform X2, with protein MQRVVFYNEKHDFENYLCTLLLHKSIRRTGFAVRAFNIEVATLQDQISDMKIGEMRFKFWESSLTEIYKNKIPKHPVLIELYTATKTQKLSIIYLKRLISSRENYMLNSSLKTIEDLETYAENSVSPVYYLFLEAMGIKDMKVDHAVSHLGKCQGIINIIRGIPYNTKSGRISIPQDILLKYKVSYENIIRNSSEQNVRDAIYELASRANSHLMKAKSLEKEGNKRIKSVCLPFVPLHLYLEKLRLADFNVFDKKLQERNNLLPMKLLWRKMVG; from the exons ATGCAAAGAGTAGTTTTCTATAACGA AAAacatgattttgaaaattatttatgcaccttattattacacaaaagtATTAGAAGAACCGGTTTTGCTGTTAGAGCATTTAATATTGAGGTAGCAACTCTTCAAGATCAAATAAGTGATATGAAAATTGGAGAAATGCGGTTTAAATTTTGGGAGTCATCTTTgactgaaatatataaaaataaaatcccaaAACATCCCGTACTCATTGAACTTTATACG GCAactaaaacacaaaaattaagtataatatatttgaaacgtTTAATCTCATCTCGagaaaattatatgttaaattcATCTCTGAAAACTATTGAAGATTTAGAGACTTATGCTGAAAACTCCGTTTCACCAGTGTATTATTTGTTTCTAGAAGCAATgg GGATCAAGGATATGAAAGTTGATCATGCTGTAAGTCATCTGGGTAAATGTCAAGgaattataaacattatcaGAGGTATTccttataatacaaaatctgGGCGTATATCAATACCTCAagacattttgttaaaatataaagtttccTATGAAAATATCATTAGAAATTCAAGTGAGCAGAATGTGCGTGATGCAATTTATGAATTGGCTTCAAGAGCTAATAGTCATCTAATGAAA gcCAAAAGTTTGGAGAAGGAAGGAAATAAACGTATTAAATCAGTATGCTTACCATTTGTTCCACTTCATTTATATTTGGAAAAGCTTCGATTAGCAGATTtcaatgtatttgataaaaaactaCAAGAACGAAATAACTTATTACCTATGAAACTATTATGGCGTAAAATGGTTGGCTAA